The following proteins come from a genomic window of Ictalurus furcatus strain D&B chromosome 14, Billie_1.0, whole genome shotgun sequence:
- the LOC128617995 gene encoding interferon-induced transmembrane protein 3-like — MILSNMQSSMVPLNAPLGDGRGAGTVVVNMPEHPPDYVVWSIASFIYGVPCCLGLIALIFSIKSRDRKMVGDLNGAKAYGSKACYLNGVTLALTIISIIIIVVIVVQSTMPARPYRYY; from the exons ATGATACTGAGCAACATGCAGAGCTCCATGGTTCCACTGAACGCTCCTCTGGGTGATGGCAGAGGAGCTGGGACAGTCGTGGTGAACATGCCGGAGCATCCACCCGATTACGTGGTGTGGTCCATTGCCAGCTTCATCTATGGAGTCCCGTGCTGCCTGGGCCTGATCGCCTTGATTTTCTCCATCAAG tcCAGAGACCGGAAGATGGTGGGAGACCTGAATGGAGCGAAGGCGTACGGCTCCAAGGCGTGTTATCTCAATGGCGTCACGCTTGCACTTACCATCATCAGCATAATCATAATAGTGGTGATAGTAGTGCAGAGTACTATGCCTGCTAGACCATACCGATATTATTAA
- the LOC128617996 gene encoding interferon-induced transmembrane protein 3-like yields the protein MQSSMVPLNAPLGDGRGAGTVVVNMPEHPPDYVVWSIASFIYGVPCCLGLIALIFSIKSRDRKMVGDLNGAKAYGSKAFYLNGFTLALTIIISIIIIVVIVVQSTMPARPYRYY from the exons ATGCAGAGCTCCATGGTTCCACTGAACGCTCCTCTGGGTGATGGCAGAGGAGCTGGGACAGTCGTGGTGAACATGCCGGAGCATCCACCCGATTACGTGGTGTGGTCCATTGCCAGCTTCATCTATGGAGTCCCGTGCTGCCTGGGCCTGATCGCCTTGATTTTCTCCATCAAG tcCAGAGACCGGAAGATGGTGGGAGACCTGAATGGAGCGAAGGCGTACGGCTCCAAGGCGTTTTATCTAAATGGCTTCACGCTTGCACttaccatcatcatcagcataatCATAATAGTGGTGATAGTAGTGCAGAGTACTATGCCTGCTAGACCATACCGATATTATTAA